One Ranitomeya variabilis isolate aRanVar5 chromosome 4, aRanVar5.hap1, whole genome shotgun sequence genomic window, gaaactagccttatgaaaaaataaaaacatacttGACGCAGTgtctgtaaaagcacaaccaaactaaaaactgaaattaaaggggttgtccactaccaacCCCTTGTttaaaatgtttggccccgataaaataataaagcctgtactcaCCTTCTGTACCGCCACAGTTCCTGTAGCATCAGCACTCACGTTCCCGGGGCTTGAGTGTGGTTGTTGTTAAACTGGTGCCTAATCAGTGCCGGTGTCACTATCCCCGCTTTCGGAAGCTGCAGCTGACCTCGGACTTCTtcatgctcaattcgacaggaggcggtCACAGTGACGCAAGCGATGATTGGGCACtggcgtcatgtgtcacaacaacagcacaggAGCTCCAGTAGATGGAATGCCGACACCGCGGGAATGGCGACCGCATGGGAATGGcgacagcatgggaggtgagtataggctttattattttatgtgggccaagtgaggggtatgagaagttgtccaagtagtggacaacttctttaacgatCAGTAAATATtgtaatgaagaaaaaaaacaaaaacaattaaagaAACTGATGAAAACATTGTCTGTACCCAAAATTAGTATCACTGAAAAAAACAACTACTCCCTAGGAAAAAAAACAAGCTTTGGCACAggtcaattgaaaaaaaaaagccatcaaGTAGAGGacagtggcaattttttttttttttattattttttacacaaaTTAAAAATCTTATTAATGGGATTGTCTACTACTCGGACAACACCTATACTTATCTCCGGTGCcggcgccattccagtggtgtttTACTGTCTCTCCCGGGGATCATGTGACATTGTTAGGCTAGCCGATTCCTGCTGCCAAATCGCACTGGCTTCACTCTCCACATCTTCGGATGAATCACATCCATCCAGGGGAAGTGAAAAAGCAGGAGCTCTATGGTTTTACACCTAGGTTgtctaagaaaaaaaacaacactgcAGTCTTTTGAGCCAAAGCTAGAATTAGAAATAAGAAAAAAACCTGAGAAATCTGAAGAAAGCTGTTGAACATCTTTCTGCTGAATCAATTTTTAgcatttcatggaaaaaaaaaacctatagtggcattttttccaaaaatcctcAATATTGCATAATTTCTACAGATACAAAAATctcctaaaaaaatattttaaatatatGTTCCATCATTTTATTTTACAAATACAAACAGAAAAACGAAGGCTCCTGTTATCATAAATGATTGCGACTTCTCTGATGGATAACCAAATTTGATTtctttgtaaaacattttccacatagtgaacatgaaaatggtttttcaCCCGTATGGATTCTAAGGTGTTCAAGTAGTCTGGACTTGTTTGTGAAACCTTTCCCACACTCCGAACAAGGGtacggcttctccccagtgtgaattctcCGATGCTCCACCAAATGAgatttatttttaaaacattttccacattcagaacatggaaatggcttctcccctgtgtgaacccGAAGATGTCCGAGGAGATTGGACTTCTGGGCAAAACTCTTGCCACAATGAGGACATACAaacggcttttcccctgtgtgaactcGCTGATGTTCTAGAAGATTTGACTTCTTGGCAAATCCTTTTCCACACTGAGAACAtagaaatggcttctcccctgtgtgtgtctTGAGATGATTGACAAGGTTAGATCTTTGTCCAAAACATCGACCACATTCAAGGCATATATGATCATGTTTTCCCAGCAAAAAGTCATTATGAGAATCTAAACTTGTATATATCGTATTGTCAATGTGAGCGGAACTCTGTGCAGCCACTTGATCCGAATTAGTGGAAAAACGTCTATGTGTAGTGGGGTCAAATGAACAATGTAGGCCATGAAGGGCTGGGTGTATATTCGAAGTAATGGAGTTTTGCTTTGAGTTGTTCACATCTTCAACTTCTGGATATTGTCCAAACCGACTCTCCCAAGTATTGATCATGAGTTCATCTACAGGAAATAAAATGAAAGACAATTTAGAATAAACTGTATTCACTTTCtgcatatataaatgtataattaCATGGCAGCCATATAGATGTAACAAATCTCAATTTTGACTCAGATGAAAAGTTACAAATGAAAAACGAGacaattcctttaaccccttactgacatcggacgggatagtacgtccgatgtcagctcccctgctttgatgcagtgctccgcggtgagccagcatcaaagccgggacatgtcagctgttttgaacagctgacatgtgcccgcaatagcggcgggtgaaatcgcggttcacccgccgctattaactagttaaatgccgctgtcaaacgcagacagcggcatttaactaccgcatccggcagggcgtccggaaatgacggcatcgccgacccccgtcacatgatcggaggtcggcgatgcttctccattgtaaccatagaggtccttgagacctctatggttactgatcgctggtagctgtgagcgctaccctgtggtcggcgctcacagcacacctgattttctactacatagcagcgaacagcagatcgctgctatgtagcagagccgatcgtgctgtgcctgcttctagcctcccatggaggctattgaagcatggcaaaagttaaaaaaaatgtgaaaaaaataaaaaaaatataaaaaattgaaa contains:
- the LOC143764859 gene encoding gastrula zinc finger protein XlCGF66.1-like, encoding MKYSMGHQTDSLRIGEEKNTTDVILDLTLEIMYLLTGENYEPVKKLGKRWQPHVSSRWSMPQSPLMLPSSCLLINERNNEQKILELTSKIIEMLTGEVPVRCQDVTIYFSMEEWEYLEGHKDLYKDIMMEKDLSLFSEDRTSKRKLLKKCSSPNNFQDCPEENHNIPEDPQDEDLIKIKVENLDEEEMDDQQYNAEVCTDINTDELMINTWESRFGQYPEVEDVNNSKQNSITSNIHPALHGLHCSFDPTTHRRFSTNSDQVAAQSSAHIDNTIYTSLDSHNDFLLGKHDHICLECGRCFGQRSNLVNHLKTHTGEKPFLCSQCGKGFAKKSNLLEHQRVHTGEKPFVCPHCGKSFAQKSNLLGHLRVHTGEKPFPCSECGKCFKNKSHLVEHRRIHTGEKPYPCSECGKGFTNKSRLLEHLRIHTGEKPFSCSLCGKCFTKKSNLVIHQRSRNHL